In Syntrophorhabdaceae bacterium, a single window of DNA contains:
- a CDS encoding LysR family transcriptional regulator, translated as MEWQQIVGFYQVANLGSLTRAAEATFRTQSALSQQISALEKEFGCLLFERIGKKKLVLTPAGERFLQFAQKLLGEHEQLVSEIKEIGRLHSGRLRIAAQFALLYYFFPEVVREYSQLFPHVQLTVIERAPSEVIDLVKTGEIDLGVAMESMVPKGLVAIRFRKTNTLLVTPSGHPLAGRKRVLLEDLARYPLILPPKHMKYAGHHLEQKFEALGIPYRISMEASNFFLSVRYVEMGLGIALCARGLGCESLLDKRFEIIPLDHIIEPDYAAVVVRKDKNLQPHQSGFVSLVFKKLANYSGSQAVLTEITDRFDPGSL; from the coding sequence GTGGAGTGGCAACAGATCGTCGGATTCTATCAGGTGGCAAACCTTGGTAGCCTCACAAGGGCGGCAGAGGCGACCTTCAGAACCCAGTCCGCATTGAGCCAGCAGATTAGTGCCCTCGAGAAAGAATTTGGATGCTTGCTCTTTGAACGAATAGGGAAAAAGAAACTGGTTTTGACCCCCGCAGGGGAGAGGTTCCTCCAATTTGCTCAGAAGCTCTTAGGCGAACATGAGCAACTCGTGAGCGAGATAAAGGAGATTGGGAGGCTACACTCCGGCAGATTGAGGATAGCGGCCCAATTTGCTTTACTGTACTACTTTTTTCCCGAAGTCGTTCGCGAGTACTCCCAACTTTTCCCGCACGTCCAGTTAACGGTCATTGAACGGGCGCCGTCCGAAGTCATCGATCTGGTAAAGACCGGAGAGATTGATTTAGGGGTTGCCATGGAATCGATGGTACCCAAGGGCCTTGTGGCTATCAGGTTCAGAAAGACTAATACCTTACTCGTCACCCCGTCAGGACACCCCTTGGCAGGAAGAAAACGCGTACTCCTCGAAGATTTAGCGCGCTATCCTCTCATACTGCCCCCTAAACACATGAAGTACGCGGGGCATCATCTGGAACAAAAATTTGAAGCCTTGGGTATTCCATATCGAATCTCCATGGAGGCTTCAAATTTCTTTTTATCTGTGCGATATGTCGAAATGGGTCTGGGGATTGCTTTGTGTGCCAGAGGATTGGGGTGTGAGTCGCTGTTGGATAAGCGATTTGAGATAATTCCATTGGATCATATCATCGAACCCGATTATGCCGCCGTGGTGGTAAGAAAGGACAAAAACTTGCAACCACACCAGAGTGGATTCGTTTCGCTGGTTTTCAAGAAACTTGCAAACTATTCAGGCTCGCAGGCTGTTCTGACAGAAATCACGGACAGGTTCGATCCCGGCTCCCTCTAG